In Nocardia asteroides, a single genomic region encodes these proteins:
- the proB gene encoding glutamate 5-kinase — translation MTGADLRSGIELSEARQAIAGARRVVVKIGSSALTSLAGGLDTVRLDRLADAVEARMRAGSDVVVVSSGAIGAGIAPLGLTTRPRDLATKQAAASVGQLALAHAWGTSFARYRRTVGQVLLSADDFSRREHHRNAQRTLERLRSLGAVAVVNENDTVATEEIRFGDNDRLAALVAHLVGADALVLLSDVAGLYDGDPRKGDAALIPEVRSSADLDGVIAGTGGVLGTGGMASKLSAARLAADAGMPVLLAAAADAAAALTAGTVGTAFAARPVRLSARKFWVRHAADSRGALLLDEGAVQAVAHRRRSLLAAGIVGVRGRFSGGDVVDLVAPDERVVARGIVEYDSTELTGVLGRSTGELPDTMQRPVIHADDLVSV, via the coding sequence ATGACGGGCGCTGACCTACGCTCCGGGATCGAGCTGAGCGAGGCCAGGCAGGCCATCGCGGGCGCGCGCCGCGTGGTGGTGAAGATCGGCTCCTCCGCGCTCACCAGTCTGGCGGGCGGGCTGGACACGGTGCGGCTGGATCGGCTCGCCGACGCCGTCGAGGCGCGCATGCGGGCAGGCTCCGACGTCGTCGTCGTCTCCTCCGGCGCGATCGGCGCCGGGATCGCACCGCTCGGATTGACCACGCGGCCCCGTGATCTCGCGACCAAGCAGGCCGCGGCGAGCGTCGGGCAGCTGGCGCTCGCGCACGCCTGGGGCACCTCGTTCGCCCGCTACCGCCGCACGGTCGGGCAGGTGCTGCTCAGCGCCGACGATTTCTCCCGCCGCGAGCACCACCGCAATGCCCAGCGCACGCTGGAGCGGCTGCGCTCGCTCGGCGCGGTCGCGGTGGTGAACGAGAACGACACGGTCGCCACCGAGGAGATCCGGTTCGGCGACAACGACCGGCTCGCCGCGCTGGTCGCGCACCTGGTCGGCGCCGACGCGCTGGTGCTGCTCTCCGATGTGGCCGGGCTCTACGACGGCGATCCGCGCAAGGGCGACGCCGCGCTCATCCCCGAGGTGCGCAGCAGCGCCGACCTGGACGGCGTGATCGCCGGGACCGGCGGCGTGCTCGGCACCGGCGGGATGGCGTCCAAGCTCTCCGCGGCGCGGCTCGCCGCCGATGCCGGGATGCCGGTGCTGCTCGCCGCCGCGGCCGACGCGGCGGCGGCGCTCACCGCGGGCACCGTCGGCACGGCCTTCGCGGCGCGGCCGGTGCGGTTGTCCGCGCGCAAGTTCTGGGTGCGGCACGCGGCGGACAGCAGGGGGGCGCTGCTGCTCGACGAGGGGGCGGTGCAGGCCGTGGCGCACCGGCGGCGGTCGCTGCTCGCCGCCGGGATCGTCGGGGTGCGCGGGCGGTTCTCCGGCGGGGACGTGGTCGATCTGGTCGCGCCCGACGAGCGGGTGGTCGCGCGCGGGATCGTCGAGTACGACAGCACCGAGCTGACCGGCGTGCTCGGCCGCTCCACCGGCGAACTCCCGGACACCATGCAGCGCCCGGTGATCCACGCCGACGACCTGGTCAGCGTGTAG
- the ligD gene encoding non-homologous end-joining DNA ligase, translated as MPGKSSSPALELDVGGRAVRISNPDRVYFPDLGLTKLDLVQYYLSVGPGIVNALRERPCMLHRFPKGLTGAKVHQKRLPAGAPDWVPTVRVFFPRYGRHADELCVRELADVVWAVQMSTVEFHPWNSRAADTERPDEWRIDLDPMPECPWSRVRRVAGVVHEVLDEFGAVGWPKTSGGKGLHVYVRIAPEHGFTEVRRAALAFAEEVRRRAPDDVTTTWWRKDRDPSQLFVDYNQNARDHTIAAAYSVRGVPEATVSTPVRWDEIADIDPRDFTVRTVPARFAELGDLHAGIDDAVFRIDPLLERADRDGVDAVELDSENEE; from the coding sequence GTGCCCGGCAAATCGTCGTCTCCCGCGCTCGAGCTCGACGTCGGCGGCCGCGCGGTCCGGATCAGCAACCCCGACCGGGTCTACTTCCCCGACCTCGGGCTGACCAAGCTCGACCTGGTGCAGTACTACCTGAGCGTCGGGCCGGGCATCGTGAACGCGCTGCGTGAGCGGCCGTGCATGCTGCACCGCTTCCCGAAGGGGCTCACCGGGGCCAAGGTGCACCAGAAACGGCTGCCCGCGGGCGCACCGGACTGGGTGCCGACGGTCCGGGTCTTCTTCCCGCGCTACGGCAGGCACGCCGACGAGCTGTGCGTGCGCGAGCTCGCCGACGTGGTCTGGGCGGTGCAGATGTCCACCGTCGAGTTCCACCCCTGGAACTCGCGCGCCGCCGACACCGAGCGCCCGGACGAGTGGCGGATCGACCTCGACCCCATGCCGGAGTGCCCGTGGTCCCGGGTGCGGCGGGTGGCGGGCGTCGTGCACGAGGTACTGGACGAGTTCGGCGCCGTCGGCTGGCCGAAGACCTCCGGCGGCAAGGGGCTGCACGTCTACGTGCGGATCGCACCGGAGCACGGCTTCACCGAGGTGCGCCGCGCGGCGCTCGCCTTCGCCGAGGAGGTGCGGCGCCGCGCCCCCGACGACGTGACCACCACCTGGTGGCGCAAGGACCGCGACCCGTCTCAGCTCTTCGTCGACTACAACCAGAACGCGCGGGACCACACCATCGCCGCCGCCTACTCGGTGCGCGGCGTGCCGGAGGCCACCGTCTCCACCCCGGTGCGCTGGGACGAGATTGCGGACATCGACCCGCGCGACTTCACGGTGCGGACCGTGCCCGCGCGCTTCGCCGAGCTCGGCGACCTGCACGCGGGCATCGACGACGCCGTGTTCCGGATCGACCCGCTGCTGGAACGGGCCGATCGCGACGGCGTCGATGCCGTCGAGCTGGACAGCGAGAACGAGGAGTAG
- the rpmA gene encoding 50S ribosomal protein L27 — translation MAHKKGASSSRNGRDSNAQRLGVKRFGGQAVQAGEILVRQRGTHFHPGVNVGRGGDDTLFALATGAVAFGTKRGRKTVNIVVPEPAQA, via the coding sequence ATGGCACACAAGAAGGGCGCGTCCAGCTCGCGCAACGGTCGTGACTCGAACGCCCAGCGCCTCGGCGTGAAGCGCTTCGGCGGGCAGGCCGTGCAGGCCGGCGAGATCCTGGTCCGGCAGCGCGGCACCCACTTCCACCCCGGCGTGAACGTCGGCCGCGGTGGCGACGACACCCTGTTCGCCCTGGCGACGGGCGCGGTGGCGTTCGGCACCAAGCGGGGTCGCAAGACCGTGAATATCGTGGTTCCGGAGCCGGCGCAGGCCTGA
- the rplU gene encoding 50S ribosomal protein L21, giving the protein MATYAIVKTGGKQYKVAVGDLVKVEKIEGKVGTAVQLAPVLVVDGADLTTDADKLAKVNVAAEVVEHTKGPKIRIHKFKNKTGYHKRQGHRQPLTVLKVTGIK; this is encoded by the coding sequence ATGGCAACGTACGCGATCGTCAAGACCGGCGGAAAGCAGTACAAGGTCGCGGTCGGTGACCTGGTGAAGGTCGAGAAGATCGAGGGCAAGGTCGGCACCGCGGTGCAGCTCGCCCCGGTCCTCGTCGTCGACGGCGCCGATCTGACCACCGACGCCGACAAGCTGGCGAAGGTCAATGTGGCCGCCGAGGTCGTCGAGCACACCAAGGGCCCGAAGATCCGCATCCACAAGTTCAAGAACAAGACCGGCTACCACAAGCGTCAGGGTCACCGTCAGCCACTGACGGTCCTGAAGGTCACCGGCATCAAGTAA
- a CDS encoding translation initiation factor IF-2 N-terminal domain-containing protein produces the protein MAEKEPLHTTKQDAEELPERIRVHALAKLLGTTSKRILAKLTELGSEARSAQSNVDRDVAHSVRRAFAEQDPEGSPGVAPAVAEPASAAEPALAEPAGEASAGGDSAAGAPAVAEPVAGGKPARRRRATRASGGETTAAETTAAEPRSDATTVDVPAGDSGAAAAPERVHTPAHGSLFTHLETPEEPVAPYDAAAVAVPLFQAPDAAAAEEERKRRRAEREAAKRSREEERARDEAARQARAEQAEDDRRAEQARAEQTQDDGDDEDDDRESGEHDDDQPRRRRRGRRGRGRGRGEQNSDGDDDERAESDDDDQREDEPEGRSDDTGDRADDTAGRAAAKADDSDDSDDSDDSDNDTDDESGVPEGATRRRRRRRRRKVGGDADSGDAAPEDDPPNTVVHEREPRAKSRKPVDEVQGISGSTRLEAKRQRRRDGREAGRRRPPILTESEFLARREAVDRVMVVREKSFPDHPTATQVAVLEDDILVEHFVTSTGQASMVGNVYLGKVQNVLPSMEAAFVDIGRGRNGVLYAGEVNWEAAKLGGRERKIEQALRPGDQVLVQVSKDPVGHKGARLTTQISLAGRFLVYVPSGTSAGISRKLPDTERKRLKEILRDIVPDDAGVIIRTASEGVSAAELARDVERLQAAWRTIEEAAKGGSGAPKTLYEEPDLLVKVVRDLFNEDFSNLVIEGDRAWSTVENYVRTVAPDMLSRVHRHDNGNVDAFQTYRIDEQLAKALDRKVWLPSGGTLVIDRTEAMTVVDVNTGKFTGSGGSNLEETVTRNNLEAAEEIVRQMRLRDIGGMIVVDFIDMVLESNRDLVLRRLTEALGRDRTRHQVSEVTSLGLVQMTRKKLGTGLVEAFSTTCEHCHGRGLIVHSYPVDGGSAPEESGGGRGGRAESGTRRRRGRDKGAAAPAPSGNGVAQPEHDEDTATRRAHPVALAMAAAHQGDEVLASDIADGADEAAVTPSGPDVAVVIGAGTTGPDAGDDAEHVPSGRGRRRSRRASRGAGRAGAEERAASEQAASEQAAGEQAAGERVAAERTVGEPVAAAQATGEAEADSATSSAIEPGDAPSAADVAEVAAEIAAGQQVTDAVAEEAAEATEEADAEQPVTEQPSAEQPVADVSAADTGQRDTGAAAAAPEPAAAAGEAADAARSAIEPGDAPSADAVAAVATEVNGAAAPATRRRRVARSAAAPSTDSAGAVFVLPGAAPAAEPAPAEPVAEEAVQVPPGRRRRRAVGRPAGPPVDGE, from the coding sequence GTGGCCGAAAAAGAGCCGCTGCACACAACAAAACAGGATGCCGAAGAATTGCCGGAGCGAATCCGAGTTCATGCCCTCGCCAAGCTGCTCGGAACGACGAGCAAGCGCATCCTGGCCAAACTGACCGAATTGGGGTCCGAGGCGCGGAGCGCGCAGTCCAATGTGGACCGCGACGTCGCGCACTCGGTGCGCCGAGCCTTCGCCGAGCAGGATCCCGAGGGTTCGCCGGGGGTTGCCCCGGCGGTAGCCGAGCCGGCGTCCGCCGCCGAGCCCGCGCTCGCGGAGCCGGCGGGCGAGGCGTCCGCGGGGGGTGACTCCGCGGCCGGTGCGCCCGCTGTCGCCGAGCCCGTCGCCGGCGGCAAGCCCGCCCGCAGGCGGCGCGCGACCCGCGCCTCCGGCGGGGAGACCACTGCCGCGGAGACCACCGCCGCTGAGCCCCGCTCGGATGCCACGACCGTGGATGTCCCGGCCGGGGACTCCGGCGCGGCTGCCGCGCCGGAGCGGGTGCACACCCCCGCGCACGGCAGCCTCTTCACGCACCTGGAGACGCCGGAGGAGCCGGTCGCGCCCTACGACGCCGCCGCCGTCGCCGTCCCGCTCTTCCAGGCGCCCGACGCCGCCGCGGCGGAGGAGGAGCGCAAGCGCCGCCGCGCCGAGCGCGAGGCCGCCAAGCGCAGCCGCGAGGAGGAGCGCGCCCGCGACGAGGCCGCGCGGCAGGCCCGCGCCGAGCAGGCCGAGGACGACCGGAGGGCCGAGCAGGCCCGCGCCGAGCAGACCCAGGACGACGGCGACGACGAGGACGACGACCGCGAGTCCGGCGAGCACGACGACGACCAGCCGCGCCGCAGGCGCCGCGGCCGCCGGGGCCGCGGGCGCGGCAGGGGCGAGCAGAACTCGGACGGCGACGACGACGAGCGCGCCGAGTCCGATGACGACGACCAGCGCGAGGACGAGCCCGAGGGCCGCTCCGACGACACCGGGGACCGCGCCGACGACACCGCGGGTCGCGCCGCCGCCAAGGCGGACGACTCCGACGACTCCGACGACTCCGACGACTCCGACAACGACACTGACGACGAGTCCGGCGTGCCCGAGGGCGCGACCAGGCGCCGCCGCAGGCGCCGCAGGCGCAAGGTCGGCGGCGACGCCGACTCCGGTGACGCCGCCCCCGAGGACGACCCGCCGAACACCGTCGTGCACGAGCGCGAGCCGCGCGCCAAGAGCCGCAAGCCGGTCGACGAGGTGCAGGGCATCTCCGGCTCCACCCGGCTGGAGGCCAAGCGGCAGCGCAGGCGGGACGGCAGGGAGGCCGGGCGGCGCCGCCCGCCGATCCTGACCGAGTCCGAGTTCCTGGCCCGCCGCGAGGCGGTCGACCGGGTCATGGTGGTGCGCGAGAAGTCCTTCCCGGACCATCCCACCGCCACCCAGGTCGCGGTGCTCGAGGACGACATCCTGGTCGAGCACTTCGTGACCAGCACCGGCCAGGCCTCGATGGTCGGCAACGTGTACCTGGGCAAGGTGCAGAACGTGCTGCCGAGCATGGAGGCGGCCTTCGTCGACATCGGCCGCGGCCGCAACGGCGTGCTCTACGCCGGTGAGGTGAACTGGGAGGCCGCCAAGCTCGGCGGCCGCGAGCGCAAGATCGAGCAGGCGCTGCGCCCCGGCGACCAGGTGCTGGTCCAGGTCTCCAAGGACCCGGTCGGGCACAAGGGCGCCCGGCTCACCACCCAGATCAGCCTGGCGGGCCGGTTCCTGGTGTACGTGCCGAGCGGCACGTCGGCCGGGATCAGCCGGAAGCTGCCCGACACCGAGCGCAAGCGGCTCAAGGAGATCCTGCGCGACATCGTCCCCGACGACGCGGGCGTCATCATCCGCACCGCCTCCGAGGGCGTGAGCGCGGCCGAGCTGGCCCGCGACGTGGAGCGGCTGCAGGCCGCCTGGCGCACCATCGAGGAGGCGGCGAAGGGCGGCTCCGGCGCGCCCAAGACGCTCTACGAGGAGCCCGACCTGCTGGTCAAGGTCGTCCGCGACCTCTTCAACGAGGATTTCTCCAACCTGGTCATCGAGGGGGACCGGGCCTGGAGCACGGTGGAGAACTACGTCCGCACGGTCGCGCCGGACATGCTGTCCCGGGTGCACCGGCACGACAACGGCAACGTCGACGCCTTCCAGACGTACCGGATCGACGAGCAGCTGGCCAAGGCGCTGGACCGCAAGGTCTGGCTGCCCTCCGGCGGCACGCTGGTCATCGACCGCACCGAGGCGATGACGGTGGTCGACGTCAACACCGGCAAGTTCACCGGGTCCGGCGGCAGCAACCTGGAGGAGACGGTCACCAGGAACAACCTGGAGGCGGCCGAGGAGATCGTGCGCCAGATGCGGCTGCGCGACATCGGCGGCATGATCGTCGTCGACTTCATCGACATGGTGCTGGAGTCCAACCGCGACCTGGTGCTGCGCAGGCTCACCGAGGCGCTCGGCCGGGATCGCACCCGGCACCAGGTCTCCGAGGTGACCTCGCTCGGGCTGGTCCAGATGACCCGCAAGAAGCTGGGCACCGGGCTGGTCGAGGCCTTCTCCACCACCTGTGAGCACTGCCACGGCCGCGGGCTCATCGTGCACAGCTACCCGGTCGACGGCGGCAGCGCGCCGGAGGAGAGCGGCGGTGGCCGCGGTGGCCGCGCCGAGAGCGGGACGCGGCGGCGGCGAGGCCGGGACAAGGGCGCCGCGGCGCCCGCCCCCTCCGGCAACGGCGTCGCGCAGCCGGAGCACGACGAGGACACCGCCACCCGGCGGGCGCACCCGGTCGCGCTGGCCATGGCCGCCGCGCACCAGGGCGACGAGGTGCTCGCGAGCGATATCGCGGACGGGGCCGACGAGGCCGCCGTCACGCCCTCCGGCCCGGATGTCGCGGTCGTGATCGGGGCCGGGACCACCGGCCCCGACGCGGGCGACGACGCCGAGCACGTGCCGAGTGGCCGTGGGCGCAGGCGTAGCAGGCGGGCCTCCCGCGGTGCCGGTCGGGCCGGCGCCGAGGAGCGCGCTGCCAGTGAGCAGGCGGCCAGTGAGCAGGCGGCAGGCGAGCAGGCGGCAGGCGAGCGTGTGGCGGCCGAGCGCACGGTCGGCGAGCCGGTGGCAGCCGCGCAGGCGACGGGCGAAGCCGAGGCCGATTCGGCGACGAGTTCGGCGATCGAGCCGGGTGATGCGCCGTCCGCGGCGGATGTCGCCGAGGTCGCCGCGGAGATCGCGGCCGGTCAGCAGGTTACTGATGCAGTCGCGGAAGAAGCAGCGGAGGCCACCGAGGAGGCGGATGCCGAGCAGCCGGTTACCGAGCAGCCGAGCGCCGAGCAGCCGGTTGCCGACGTATCGGCCGCCGATACCGGGCAGCGGGACACCGGAGCGGCAGCCGCCGCACCGGAGCCCGCCGCGGCGGCGGGCGAGGCCGCGGATGCGGCACGCTCGGCGATCGAGCCGGGTGACGCACCGTCGGCGGACGCCGTCGCCGCGGTGGCGACCGAGGTGAACGGTGCGGCCGCACCGGCCACCCGCCGCCGCCGGGTGGCCCGATCGGCCGCCGCGCCGAGCACGGACAGCGCAGGGGCTGTCTTCGTGCTCCCCGGCGCGGCCCCCGCCGCCGAGCCCGCCCCGGCCGAACCGGTCGCCGAGGAGGCGGTCCAGGTACCGCCCGGCCGCCGGCGCCGCCGCGCGGTCGGCCGCCCGGCCGGTCCGCCGGTCGACGGCGAATGA
- a CDS encoding ESX secretion-associated protein EspG — protein sequence MGWSFTPDEFAHVWRETESDRVPYPLRILESPRTEDAAAKLRVELSARLPHRADPDLTACLRLLSAPHTRIVVIGGGPRPGAEIRLLACAVFDHAVLVVQEPGRKPEFGGAVRLSIGHTNKLGARIAQALPPARAGRLPARAATVDAVRDEETHSLPPAARLIRKVLLQPHTAEGHIRIEARLDRPAPPPALHYTWIDVDGDGRYLIKSGDTVHLVPAGTEQLAAQLQKRIPA from the coding sequence ATGGGTTGGAGCTTCACCCCGGACGAGTTCGCCCACGTCTGGCGGGAGACGGAGAGCGACCGGGTGCCCTATCCGCTCCGGATCCTGGAGAGCCCGCGCACCGAGGACGCCGCGGCGAAGCTGCGCGTCGAGCTCTCCGCCCGGCTGCCGCACCGCGCCGACCCGGACCTCACCGCCTGCCTGCGGCTGCTCTCCGCGCCGCACACCCGGATCGTGGTGATCGGCGGCGGGCCGCGGCCCGGCGCCGAGATCCGGTTGCTGGCCTGCGCGGTCTTCGACCACGCGGTGCTCGTCGTGCAGGAGCCGGGGCGGAAGCCGGAATTCGGTGGCGCGGTCCGGCTCTCGATCGGGCACACCAACAAGCTCGGCGCGCGGATCGCGCAGGCGCTGCCCCCCGCGCGGGCGGGCAGGTTGCCCGCGCGGGCCGCGACGGTGGACGCGGTGCGGGACGAGGAGACGCACAGCCTTCCGCCCGCCGCCCGGCTGATCCGGAAGGTGCTGCTGCAACCGCACACCGCCGAGGGGCACATCCGGATCGAGGCCAGGCTGGACCGGCCGGCCCCGCCGCCCGCGCTGCACTACACCTGGATCGATGTGGACGGCGACGGCCGCTACCTGATCAAGTCCGGCGACACCGTGCACCTGGTGCCCGCGGGCACCGAGCAGCTCGCCGCGCAACTGCAGAAACGGATTCCGGCCTGA
- the obgE gene encoding GTPase ObgE has product MSKFIDRVVVHVRAGNGGHGCASVHREKFKPLGGPDGGNGGNGGDVVLEVDANVHTLLDFHFHPHAKAGSGKPGEGSNRDGKRGGELVLKVPDGTVVLDGKGEVLADLVGAGQRFVAARGGRGGLGNASLASKARKAPGFALLGEEGEENELVLELKSVADVGLVGFPSAGKSSLVSVLSAAKPKIADYPFTTLVPNLGVVLAGEITFTVADVPGLIPGASSGRGLGLDFLRHLERCAVLAHVVDCATLEPGRDPISDVDALEDELAAYRPALAGDIGLGDLADRPRVVILNKVDVPDAAELAEMVRPEFEARGWPVFEISAVSREGLRPLTFALAELVSGYREAHPKAEPKRPVIRPIATDESGFTVVPDPNEPGGFVVRGVRPERWVRQTQFDNDEAVGYLADRLARLGVEDKLVKLGAKPGAPVTIGPVTFDWEPQISAGVDMVPTGRGTDLRLENNDRIRAAERKHASRVRRGLVEDGDE; this is encoded by the coding sequence ATGTCCAAGTTCATCGATCGGGTCGTCGTGCACGTCCGCGCGGGCAACGGGGGACACGGCTGCGCCTCGGTGCACCGCGAGAAGTTCAAGCCGCTCGGCGGCCCGGACGGCGGCAACGGCGGCAACGGTGGCGACGTCGTGCTCGAAGTGGACGCCAACGTCCACACCCTGCTCGACTTCCACTTCCACCCGCACGCCAAGGCGGGCAGCGGCAAGCCCGGCGAGGGCAGCAACCGGGACGGCAAGCGCGGCGGCGAGCTGGTGCTGAAGGTGCCGGACGGCACCGTCGTGCTGGACGGGAAGGGCGAGGTGCTGGCCGACCTGGTCGGCGCCGGGCAGCGCTTCGTCGCGGCCCGCGGCGGCCGCGGCGGCCTCGGCAACGCCTCGCTGGCGTCGAAGGCGCGCAAGGCACCCGGCTTCGCGCTGCTCGGCGAGGAGGGCGAAGAGAACGAGTTGGTGCTCGAGCTCAAGTCGGTGGCCGACGTCGGGCTGGTGGGCTTCCCGTCGGCGGGCAAGTCCTCGCTGGTGTCGGTGCTCTCCGCGGCCAAGCCCAAGATCGCCGACTACCCGTTCACCACGCTGGTGCCGAACCTCGGTGTCGTGCTGGCGGGTGAGATCACCTTCACCGTCGCCGACGTGCCCGGCCTCATTCCCGGCGCGAGCAGCGGCCGCGGCCTCGGGCTCGACTTCCTGCGGCACCTGGAGCGCTGCGCCGTGCTCGCGCACGTGGTCGACTGCGCCACCCTGGAACCCGGCCGCGACCCGATCTCCGACGTGGACGCGCTGGAGGACGAGCTCGCCGCCTACCGCCCCGCGCTGGCGGGCGACATCGGGCTCGGCGACCTGGCCGACCGGCCGCGCGTCGTGATCCTGAACAAGGTCGACGTGCCGGACGCCGCCGAGCTGGCCGAGATGGTGCGCCCCGAGTTCGAGGCGCGCGGCTGGCCGGTCTTCGAGATCTCGGCGGTGAGCCGGGAGGGGCTGCGGCCGCTCACCTTCGCCCTCGCCGAGCTGGTCAGCGGGTACCGCGAGGCGCATCCGAAGGCGGAGCCGAAGCGGCCGGTGATCCGGCCCATCGCGACCGACGAGTCCGGCTTCACCGTCGTCCCCGACCCGAACGAGCCGGGCGGCTTCGTCGTCCGCGGCGTTCGGCCGGAGCGCTGGGTGCGGCAGACCCAGTTCGACAACGACGAGGCCGTCGGCTACCTGGCCGACCGGCTGGCCCGGCTCGGCGTCGAGGACAAGCTGGTCAAGCTCGGTGCGAAGCCGGGCGCCCCGGTGACCATCGGCCCGGTGACCTTCGACTGGGAGCCGCAGATCTCGGCGGGCGTCGACATGGTGCCCACCGGGCGCGGCACCGACCTCCGGCTGGAGAACAACGACCGGATCCGCGCGGCCGAGCGCAAGCACGCCTCCCGGGTCCGGCGCGGGCTGGTCGAGGACGGAGACGAGTAA
- a CDS encoding D-isomer specific 2-hydroxyacid dehydrogenase family protein, whose translation MTIPVAVAPEVPDELRAAIEAGGGELAALADARALVWVTKAAGFPERLPAGIEWVQLPAAGIEDFVAAGVLERNPGVRFTSAAGAFSATVAEHALALLLAGVRYLPEHLRATTWRQRDFLPHVGTLRGSTVAVVGAGGIGKALIPALLALGAEVIAVNRSGLPVTGPGIPDGITTVPADRLDTVWPVADHVVVAAPATPATAHLVGSAELALLRPNSWVINVARGSLVDTDALVAALRAGTIGGAGLDVTDPEPLPDGHPLWTLPNVIITPHDSNPPQVRVAAFAAHVRKNVIRFAAGDDLLAPVDPGAGY comes from the coding sequence GTGACGATTCCGGTCGCCGTGGCCCCCGAGGTCCCGGACGAACTGCGCGCGGCGATCGAGGCGGGCGGCGGCGAACTCGCCGCGCTCGCCGATGCCCGCGCCCTGGTCTGGGTGACGAAGGCCGCCGGCTTCCCGGAGCGGCTGCCCGCCGGGATCGAGTGGGTCCAGCTGCCCGCGGCCGGCATCGAGGATTTCGTCGCGGCCGGGGTGCTGGAGCGGAACCCGGGGGTCCGCTTCACCTCCGCGGCCGGCGCCTTCTCCGCGACCGTGGCCGAGCACGCGCTGGCACTGCTGCTCGCCGGGGTCCGCTACCTGCCCGAGCACCTGCGCGCGACCACCTGGCGGCAGCGGGATTTCCTGCCGCACGTCGGCACGCTGCGCGGCAGCACGGTCGCCGTGGTCGGGGCGGGCGGGATCGGCAAGGCGCTGATTCCTGCGCTGCTGGCGCTCGGCGCCGAGGTGATCGCGGTGAACCGTTCCGGCCTTCCGGTGACCGGCCCCGGCATCCCGGACGGGATCACCACCGTGCCCGCCGACCGCCTGGACACGGTCTGGCCGGTGGCCGACCACGTCGTCGTCGCCGCTCCGGCGACGCCCGCGACCGCGCACCTGGTCGGCTCGGCGGAACTGGCTCTGCTGCGGCCGAACTCGTGGGTGATCAATGTCGCCAGGGGCAGCCTGGTCGATACCGATGCGCTGGTGGCGGCGCTGCGCGCGGGCACGATCGGCGGCGCCGGGCTGGACGTCACCGACCCGGAGCCGCTCCCGGACGGGCACCCGCTCTGGACCTTGCCGAACGTGATCATCACCCCGCACGACTCGAATCCGCCGCAGGTGCGGGTGGCGGCCTTCGCGGCGCACGTGCGGAAGAACGTGATCCGCTTCGCGGCCGGGGACGACCTGCTCGCCCCGGTCGATCCGGGGGCCGGGTACTGA